One window from the genome of Mumia sp. ZJ1417 encodes:
- a CDS encoding ABC transporter permease, with product MNQLRNVGIAIAAPLLAIAFSLAVTSLVIEISGGSASDFIGIIFSWPADRILVNIANQSSLIYLSALAAAVGFRMNLFNIGVEGQYRMAAYAGAVFAGAALLPGALNVLGSLLVAVAAGAAWAGIAGLLKVTRGVSEVISTIMLNAIAVTITGYLLNTYGFKAGDSRRTTEIPESSQVPGWQPFEKASGEVWTLGLLAVFAGIAFWLVLNKTRFGFDLRATGQSESAAVASGVNTKKMTMLTLLISGGIAGLIWMPSLFGSAHYYGTTFQLGLGFTGIAVALLGRNRALPIAFAALLFAFLNEQSNRLTIEAGISVEVIQITQGIIVLAVVIAYELVRRYRVRAEERQVAQAPRPDATPEEVSA from the coding sequence ATGAACCAGCTGCGCAACGTGGGCATCGCGATCGCCGCGCCGCTGCTCGCGATCGCGTTCTCGCTGGCTGTCACGAGCCTGGTCATCGAGATCTCCGGAGGCTCGGCCTCGGACTTCATCGGGATCATCTTCTCGTGGCCCGCTGACCGGATCCTGGTCAACATCGCCAACCAGTCGTCGTTGATCTACCTCTCCGCGCTCGCTGCCGCGGTGGGCTTCCGGATGAACCTCTTCAACATCGGTGTCGAGGGCCAGTACCGCATGGCCGCGTACGCCGGAGCCGTGTTCGCCGGGGCGGCGCTGCTGCCCGGCGCCCTCAACGTGCTCGGCTCGCTGCTCGTCGCGGTCGCGGCCGGCGCCGCGTGGGCGGGCATCGCAGGCCTGCTGAAGGTCACCCGCGGGGTGAGCGAGGTCATCTCGACGATCATGCTCAACGCGATCGCGGTGACCATCACGGGCTACCTCCTCAACACGTATGGGTTCAAGGCCGGCGACTCGCGTCGTACGACCGAGATCCCGGAGTCCAGCCAGGTCCCCGGCTGGCAGCCGTTCGAGAAGGCCTCCGGGGAGGTCTGGACCCTGGGGCTGCTCGCCGTCTTCGCGGGCATCGCGTTCTGGCTCGTCCTCAACAAGACCCGCTTCGGCTTCGACCTGCGTGCGACCGGCCAGTCGGAGTCGGCGGCGGTGGCCAGCGGCGTCAACACCAAGAAGATGACGATGCTGACGCTGCTCATCTCCGGTGGCATCGCGGGCCTCATCTGGATGCCGTCGCTGTTCGGCAGCGCGCACTACTACGGCACCACCTTCCAGCTCGGACTCGGCTTCACCGGCATCGCCGTCGCGCTGCTCGGACGCAACCGTGCGCTCCCGATCGCGTTCGCCGCGCTGCTGTTCGCGTTCCTCAACGAGCAGTCGAACCGCCTCACCATCGAGGCCGGCATCTCCGTCGAGGTCATCCAGATCACCCAGGGCATCATCGTGCTCGCAGTCGTCATCGCCTACGAGCTCGTGCGCCGCTATCGCGTCCGCGCCGAGGAGCGGCAGGTGGCCCAGGCACCCCGTCCCGACGCGACCCCTGAGGAGGTCTCGGCATGA
- a CDS encoding ABC transporter ATP-binding protein — MTTSAVELEGIEKRFPGVIANDDVNLRIAPGTVHALVGENGAGKSTLMKILYGVQKPDGGTITIDGEKVEFASPSDAIARGIGMVFQHFMLADNLTVLENVVLGAEKLYGTGAKAREQVREISHRFGFNLDPDVLVEALGVAARQRLEILKVLYRGAKIIILDEPTAVLVPQEVEALFANLEGLKAQGHTLLFISHKLDEVLAIADAITVMRRGTTVGSPDPKQVTKRQLAELMVGSELPSPETEESTVTDVVELRVSDLTMVDEFGRTVLDSIDLEIHRGEVLGIAGVEGNGQTELVEGILAMRPTTGEVELGDTDISQWATRRRRAAGIGYIPEDRHRHGLLLDSPLWENRILGHAYEDVAVKGGWINRGGARRDSERIVEQYDVRTPGIDTMARALSGGNQQKFIVGRELSGKPSLLIAAHPTRGVDVGAQAAIWDQIKDARRAGLAVLLISADLDELIGLSDRIEVILRGRIVGSFDPQTVTPQDLGEAMTGGQEEA, encoded by the coding sequence ATGACGACCTCCGCGGTGGAGCTCGAGGGGATCGAGAAGCGATTCCCCGGTGTGATCGCGAACGACGACGTCAACCTGCGCATCGCACCCGGAACGGTCCACGCGCTCGTCGGCGAGAACGGGGCCGGCAAGTCGACGCTGATGAAGATCCTGTACGGGGTGCAGAAGCCTGACGGCGGGACCATCACCATCGACGGTGAGAAGGTCGAGTTCGCCAGCCCGTCCGACGCGATCGCGCGCGGCATCGGCATGGTGTTCCAGCACTTCATGCTCGCCGACAACCTCACGGTGCTCGAGAACGTCGTTCTCGGCGCCGAGAAGCTGTACGGCACCGGCGCGAAGGCCCGTGAGCAGGTCCGGGAGATCTCGCACCGGTTCGGGTTCAACCTCGACCCCGACGTGCTGGTCGAGGCACTCGGCGTCGCCGCGCGCCAACGGTTGGAGATCCTCAAGGTCCTCTACCGCGGCGCCAAGATCATCATCCTCGACGAGCCGACGGCGGTCCTCGTCCCGCAGGAGGTGGAGGCGCTCTTCGCCAACCTCGAGGGTCTCAAGGCCCAGGGGCACACGCTCCTGTTCATCTCGCACAAGCTCGACGAGGTGCTCGCGATCGCCGATGCGATCACGGTGATGCGACGCGGCACCACGGTCGGCAGCCCCGACCCCAAGCAGGTCACCAAGCGCCAGCTCGCCGAGCTCATGGTCGGCTCTGAGCTGCCGTCGCCCGAGACCGAGGAGTCGACGGTCACCGACGTCGTCGAGCTGCGCGTCAGCGACCTCACGATGGTCGACGAGTTCGGCCGTACGGTGCTCGACAGCATCGACCTCGAGATCCACCGCGGCGAGGTCCTCGGCATCGCCGGCGTCGAGGGCAACGGCCAGACAGAGCTCGTCGAGGGGATCCTCGCGATGCGGCCCACGACGGGCGAGGTGGAGCTCGGCGACACCGACATCTCGCAGTGGGCCACCCGTCGCCGTCGCGCCGCCGGGATCGGCTACATCCCTGAGGACCGGCACCGGCACGGGCTCCTGCTCGACTCCCCGTTGTGGGAGAACCGCATCCTCGGCCACGCGTACGAGGACGTCGCCGTCAAGGGCGGATGGATCAACCGCGGCGGCGCCCGCCGCGACTCCGAGCGGATCGTCGAGCAGTACGACGTCCGCACACCCGGCATCGACACCATGGCGCGCGCGCTGTCGGGCGGCAACCAGCAGAAGTTCATCGTCGGGCGCGAGCTGTCGGGCAAGCCCAGCCTGCTGATCGCGGCCCATCCGACCCGCGGCGTCGACGTCGGCGCGCAGGCGGCGATCTGGGACCAGATCAAGGACGCCCGACGCGCCGGGCTCGCCGTCCTGCTCATCTCGGCAGACCTCGACGAGCTCATCGGCCTGTCCGACCGCATCGAGGTCATCCTCCGCGGTCGCATCGTCGGCTCGTTCGACCCGCAAACCGTCACCCCGCAGGACCTCGGTGAGGCCATGACGGGCGGACAGGAGGAAGCATGA
- a CDS encoding BMP family protein, which yields MGKITALAAVAVLALAGCGSDDDNGGDDDNAGSSNTLDCSVAEGDGPKVGIAYDVGGQGDKSFNDAAAVGVKKAVDELGARCTEAEAQDGEAESAREDRLRQLADAEHDPIIAVGFLYSEAVNKVAPDYPDVSFDVVDGFDPDDQANDNVAYLTFAEEQGSFLVGAAAALKSTTNNVGFVGGVNSDLIKKFEAGYAAGAKAVKPDIKIQVKYIEESDASGFNDPAGGKAAATGMFDQGADVVYHAAGGSGAGVFQSAVEAGDGMWAIGVDSDQWQTASDTEKPHILTSMLKRVDVAAYDAISAVAEDSPLVGYQTYDLAKDGVGYATSGGYVDDIIGDLDGYADQIKSGEIKVPTAP from the coding sequence ATGGGCAAGATCACCGCGCTGGCCGCGGTGGCCGTGCTGGCTCTGGCCGGCTGCGGCAGCGACGATGACAACGGCGGCGACGACGACAATGCCGGCAGCAGCAACACGCTCGACTGCTCGGTCGCCGAAGGTGACGGCCCCAAGGTCGGCATCGCTTACGACGTGGGTGGTCAGGGCGACAAGTCGTTCAACGACGCCGCCGCGGTCGGTGTGAAGAAGGCTGTCGACGAGCTCGGCGCCCGGTGCACCGAGGCCGAGGCTCAGGACGGCGAGGCCGAGTCGGCTCGCGAGGACCGCCTCCGCCAGCTGGCCGACGCCGAGCACGATCCGATCATCGCCGTCGGATTCCTCTACAGCGAGGCCGTCAACAAGGTGGCGCCGGACTACCCGGACGTCAGCTTCGACGTGGTCGACGGCTTCGACCCCGACGACCAGGCCAACGACAACGTCGCTTACCTCACCTTCGCCGAGGAGCAGGGCTCCTTCCTCGTCGGTGCCGCTGCGGCGCTGAAGTCGACGACCAACAACGTCGGCTTCGTCGGTGGCGTCAACTCCGACCTCATCAAGAAGTTCGAGGCCGGCTACGCCGCAGGTGCGAAGGCGGTGAAGCCCGACATCAAGATCCAGGTGAAGTACATCGAGGAGTCCGACGCGAGCGGCTTCAACGATCCCGCCGGAGGCAAGGCAGCAGCGACCGGCATGTTCGACCAGGGCGCCGACGTGGTCTACCACGCTGCCGGCGGCTCGGGTGCGGGTGTCTTCCAGTCTGCCGTCGAGGCCGGTGACGGCATGTGGGCCATCGGTGTCGACTCCGACCAGTGGCAGACCGCCTCCGACACGGAGAAGCCGCACATCCTGACCTCGATGCTCAAGCGCGTCGACGTCGCGGCCTACGACGCGATCAGCGCCGTGGCCGAGGATTCGCCGCTGGTGGGTTACCAGACGTACGATCTCGCCAAGGATGGCGTCGGCTACGCCACCTCGGGCGGATACGTCGACGACATCATCGGCGACCTCGACGGCTACGCCGATCAGATCAAGAGCGGCGAGATCAAGGTTCCGACCGCGCCGTGA